In Kytococcus sedentarius DSM 20547, the sequence CCACGACCCCGCGGCGGTAGACCTTCTTCGTGGTGACCAGGGGGAAGCCCGCGGCCAGGTCGTAGCGGGTCTGCCGGCCGAAGACCGACAGGGTGCCCGTGCCGGTGCGGTCCTCGGTGGGGGTGCCGTTCTCGAGGACGTCGGTGAGCCAGTCCAGGTACTGCCGCATGGGTCCAAAACTACTCAGGGTGCCACGGTGCCGACGCGGCGGGGTCGTGTGGGACGGGTGCACCAGCATCGGAGCGGCCCCCGAGAGGCACGTGAAGAGCGGCCCACGAGCGGCACCTGAACACCGGCGTGACGGGGGCGGCGCGTGCGGCAGCAGGGCCATGGCGAGTACCGTGGGGGTGACGGCACCCCGCATCGGGTGTGCCCCCTGGATTTCCACGCCCGCGTCCACGGCACCGATGACCGACGGCGGGCACTGATCACCGGGCCCCGCCCGGCCAATCGAACGAAGGAACCACGTGACTCCACGCACCACCCTGCCCGAGCCCCCGAAGCTGCCGAAGAACGGCGTCCGCGTCGTCGCCCTCGGTGGTCTCGGTGAGGTCGGGCGCAACATGACCGTCATCGAGTACGGCGGCAAGCTGCTGATCGTCGACTGCGGCGTCCTCTTCCCGGACGACACCCAGCCCGGCGTCGACCTGATCCTGCCGGACTTCGAGTACCTCGACGGCCGCTGGGACGACATCGTGGCCGTCGTGCTGACGCACGGCCACGAGGACCACATCGGCGCCGTGCCCTACCTGCTGCGCAACCGCCAGGACATTCCCATCGTGGGCTCCAAGCTGACGCTCGCGCTGGTGGAGGCGAAGCTCAAGGAGCACAAGATCACGCCCCGCACCCTGACGGTGCGCGAGGACGACATCGAGAACTTCGGCAAGTTCGAGTGCGAGTTCGTGGCCGTGAACCACTCGATCCCGGACGCGCTCGCCGTGTTCATCCACACCCCCGGCGGCACGCTGCTGATCACCGGTGACTTCAAGATGGACCAGCTGCCGCTGGACGGCCGCATCACCGACCTGCGCGCCTTCGCCCGGCTGGGGGAGGAAGGTGTGGACCTGTTCCTCACCGACTCCACCAACGCCGACGTGCCCGGGTTCACCACGCCTGAGCGCAACATCGCCCCGGCGATCGAGCGGGTGTTCGCCACCAGCGAGAAGCGCATCATCGCGGCCTGCTTCAGCTCCCACATCCACCGCGTGCAGCAGATTCTCGATGCGGCCGGCAAGACCGGGCGCAAGGTCGCCTTCGTCGGGCGCTCGATGATCCGGAACATGGGCATCGCCTCGGAGATGGGCTACCTCCACGTGCCGGACAACGTGCTGGTGGACGTGCGCAAGCTGGCGAAGCTGCCTCCGAACCAGGTGGTGCTGATCTGCACCGGTTCGCAGGGTGAGCCGATGGCCGCGCTGAGCCGCATGGCCAACCAGGACCACCAGATCGAGGTCGGTGAGGGTGACACGGTGCTGCTGGCCAGCTCGTTGATCCCCGGCAACGAGAAGTCCGTGTACAAGGTGATGAACGGGCTCATGAAGCTCGGCGCCAACGTGGTGCACAAGGGCAATGCGATGGTGCACGTCTCCGGCCACGCCAGCGCCGGTGAGCTGCTCTACGCCTACAACATCGTGAAGCCGAAGAACGTGCTGCCGGTGCACGGCGAGTGGCGCCACATGCTGGCCAACGCCGAGCTGGCCCGCCAGACCGGTGTGCCGGACGAGAACGTGGTGGTGGCCGAGGACGGCGTGGTCGTCGACCTGGTGGACGGCAAGGCCCGCATCGTGGGCCAGGTGCCTGCTGCGCACGTGTACGTCGACGGTGGCAACGTGGGCACCTCCGACGAGGACCTGCTGAAGGACCGCCGCATCCTGCGCGACGAGGGCTTCGTCTCCATCGTCGTGGTGCGCGACCCCGAGACCGGCAAGATCATCTCCGGCCCGGACATCCACGCCCGCGGTGTGTCCGAGGGCGAGAAGATCCTGCAGCGCGCCGTGCCCAAGGTGGAGCAGGCCCTGGAGGAGGCCCGCCTGAAGGGCACCACCGACGTGCACCAGCTGCAGCAGGTCGTACGCCGCGCGATGGGTGGGTACATCGGCGGCAAGCTGAAGCGCCGACCGATGATCATCCCGGTGGTCATCAACGCCTGACCGGCCCCGCCCGGCAGCCCCGACACCGCACCGGTGCCGAACTCGCGCAGTCGAGTTCGGCACCGGTGCGGTGTTCGTCGTGCCCCCCGCGTGAGACCTACGTGGCCGTGCTGTGGCGCGGTGGGGTGGTGCTGGCGCGGGAGTGGGTTGCTCAGCGGCGGGCCTGGCGGGGGACCAGCACCTCTTCGTAGATGAGCAGCAGTCCCGCCGCGGTGGGGATGGCCAGCAGCGCCCCCAGGATGCCGGCCAGTGTCCCCCCGATGAGGGCCGCGACCACCGTCACCGCACCCGGCACCGAGACCGTCCGCTTCATGATGTTCGGCACGATGACGTAGTTCTCGACCTGTTGGTAGATCAGGTAGTAGGCCCCCACGATCAGTGCCACCTCCACCGATTGGCTCAGCGCGATGAGCCCCACCACCACGGCGCCGATGGTGGCACCCACCAGGGGGATCAGCCCGAGGAATCCCACCAGCACGGCCAGCACGGCGGCGTACGGGATGCCCAGGATGGTCATCATCACCCAGCTGCACAGTCCGTTGATGGTGGCCACCAGGAACTGCCCCGCGGCGTACCCACCCACCCGGCGCATGATCTTCTCGGACAGCTCCTCCACGCGCTCGCGCCGGCTGGCCGGCACCAGGGCGTACCCGGCTCGCTTGGTCTGCGGCAGCGTCGCCAGCAGGTACAGCGTCAGCACCAGCACCGTGAACGCACCGAACGCACCGGTCGCCAGCACCCGGCCCGCCCCCAGCACCCCACCGGTCACCTGCCCGGCCAGCTCCCCGGAGCTGACGCGCTTCTGCAGCTCGTTCTGGAACCGGTCCGTCAACTGGAAGTCCCGGTCCGCTTGCTGCACCCAGTCCTGCTCCAGGAAGGCCTGCGTGTAGGTGGGCGCGTCGTACAGCAGCGCGGTGGACTCGTCCACGATGGGCGGCAGCACCAGCGCTCCGATGCCGGTGAACGCCACCAGCAGCCACAGGAACACCACGGTGACCGCCCCCGAGCGCCGCAGTCCGCGCAGCATCAGCTGCTCCACCAGCGGGTTCAGGGTGAGGGCCAGGAAGACCGAGACCACCAGCAGGGTGATCACGAAGTCCAGCCGTTGGGCGGCCATGGCCGTCCCCACGGCCGTGAGCACACCGAGCGTCGCGACGAAACCCAGCGTGAACGGGCCGTGCCGGAGCAGGCGGTTCACCGGGGCGTCGGAGCGGTGCGCGGACATCGCGTCGGTCGGAGGATCAGTGACCGGCAGCGGGCTCGACGAGCTCCACGAGCACCCCGCCCGCGTCCTTGGGGTGGATGAAGTTGACGCGGCTGTTGCTGG encodes:
- a CDS encoding AI-2E family transporter; protein product: MSAHRSDAPVNRLLRHGPFTLGFVATLGVLTAVGTAMAAQRLDFVITLLVVSVFLALTLNPLVEQLMLRGLRRSGAVTVVFLWLLVAFTGIGALVLPPIVDESTALLYDAPTYTQAFLEQDWVQQADRDFQLTDRFQNELQKRVSSGELAGQVTGGVLGAGRVLATGAFGAFTVLVLTLYLLATLPQTKRAGYALVPASRRERVEELSEKIMRRVGGYAAGQFLVATINGLCSWVMMTILGIPYAAVLAVLVGFLGLIPLVGATIGAVVVGLIALSQSVEVALIVGAYYLIYQQVENYVIVPNIMKRTVSVPGAVTVVAALIGGTLAGILGALLAIPTAAGLLLIYEEVLVPRQARR
- a CDS encoding ribonuclease J, which gives rise to MTPRTTLPEPPKLPKNGVRVVALGGLGEVGRNMTVIEYGGKLLIVDCGVLFPDDTQPGVDLILPDFEYLDGRWDDIVAVVLTHGHEDHIGAVPYLLRNRQDIPIVGSKLTLALVEAKLKEHKITPRTLTVREDDIENFGKFECEFVAVNHSIPDALAVFIHTPGGTLLITGDFKMDQLPLDGRITDLRAFARLGEEGVDLFLTDSTNADVPGFTTPERNIAPAIERVFATSEKRIIAACFSSHIHRVQQILDAAGKTGRKVAFVGRSMIRNMGIASEMGYLHVPDNVLVDVRKLAKLPPNQVVLICTGSQGEPMAALSRMANQDHQIEVGEGDTVLLASSLIPGNEKSVYKVMNGLMKLGANVVHKGNAMVHVSGHASAGELLYAYNIVKPKNVLPVHGEWRHMLANAELARQTGVPDENVVVAEDGVVVDLVDGKARIVGQVPAAHVYVDGGNVGTSDEDLLKDRRILRDEGFVSIVVVRDPETGKIISGPDIHARGVSEGEKILQRAVPKVEQALEEARLKGTTDVHQLQQVVRRAMGGYIGGKLKRRPMIIPVVINA